One Verrucomicrobiaceae bacterium genomic window carries:
- a CDS encoding winged helix-turn-helix domain-containing protein codes for MNAYPTTRTVDNFISALRAKIEPEPGLPVYLLTAHGQGYLLMTTA; via the coding sequence GTGAACGCCTACCCCACCACGCGCACAGTGGATAACTTCATCTCCGCCCTCCGCGCCAAGATCGAGCCTGAGCCGGGCCTGCCCGTTTACCTGCTCACCGCCCACGGTCAGGGCTACCTGCTCATGACAACTGCATGA
- a CDS encoding response regulator transcription factor, which yields MPRILIIEDEPAMRTALSDVLIAHGHEVRVAADGAAGLRMAREQVHDLLLLDVMMPKLDGLSVCTALRRDGCQTPVLMLTARGRVEDRVNGLDSGADDYLVKPFSSRELLARVRALLRRVERRGVEPETLRLGDVVVDFTAQTATKAGKPLPLSTKEPANPPPAGPRGRAHRHAGAVPRCRVGRERLPHHAHSG from the coding sequence ATGCCCCGCATCCTCATCATCGAAGACGAGCCCGCCATGCGCACTGCGCTGTCGGATGTGCTGATCGCTCACGGGCATGAGGTGCGCGTGGCGGCGGATGGCGCGGCGGGCCTGCGCATGGCGCGGGAGCAAGTGCACGACTTGCTGCTGCTCGATGTGATGATGCCAAAGCTGGACGGCCTTTCGGTTTGCACGGCCTTGCGTCGCGATGGCTGTCAGACGCCTGTTTTGATGCTCACGGCGCGTGGTCGCGTGGAGGATCGTGTAAACGGGCTGGATTCCGGCGCGGATGATTATCTGGTGAAGCCTTTCAGTTCGCGTGAGCTGCTCGCCCGTGTGCGAGCGCTGCTGCGTCGCGTGGAAAGACGCGGCGTGGAACCTGAAACGCTGCGTCTGGGCGATGTGGTCGTGGATTTCACCGCGCAGACCGCCACCAAGGCCGGCAAACCGCTGCCGCTGAGCACGAAGGAGCCTGCAAATCCTCCGCCTGCTGGCCCGCGAGGCCGGGCGCATCGTCACGCGGGAGCAGTTCCTCGATGCCGTGTGGGGCGTGAACGCCTACCCCACCACGCGCACAGTGGATAA
- a CDS encoding HAMP domain-containing histidine kinase — protein MKSSTPSAWRMQAVMIVLPVLALAALGVLGLVEMRRGVLELMRDSARRVCEAEYDTMRQQMEALLVQNPAPALFGDPPRPGGAETTESGLPRKVIEAFEKWKKQPESISVAEMQRLVLETHPNVISPEIMSAVDPDDKTRWRSKWRQIEQKQAFLRSGAFPAEGVKQLETREDASGQLWLLGPPRGLISLEALAQEKGIRSSGGELEWTKRALQDFCDVYFFIGRGEGSPQLHGEVLASQGTLPRVSAVARAADMEGLFAVQRRLTLGFAAVLVVSVLSAVWGLLSLRRVVLQQQALSDLKTNFIASVTHELRAPVASMQLLAEGLQNGTVSTETKRQDYFRLLVEECRRLGGLIANVLDISRIERGARRFEFEEADLRALVLDTVRLHQPRAESLGLTLRVEAAEIAAQADSTAIQQALTNLLDNALKFAPRPSEIVVTLQGIESTHWRLTVLDHGPGVPPESRERIFDPFFRLGSELRRETQGVGIGLSIVKHIAEAHHGRVWVECDSATSFHLECPVQNQQSGI, from the coding sequence AGTGCGCGACGTGTCTGCGAGGCAGAGTACGACACGATGCGCCAGCAGATGGAGGCGCTTCTCGTGCAAAATCCGGCTCCAGCGCTATTTGGCGACCCACCACGACCAGGGGGCGCAGAAACGACAGAGAGCGGTCTTCCGCGTAAGGTCATCGAGGCCTTCGAAAAATGGAAAAAGCAGCCTGAAAGCATCTCCGTGGCCGAAATGCAGCGTCTCGTGCTCGAAACGCATCCCAACGTCATTTCGCCGGAAATCATGAGCGCGGTTGATCCTGATGATAAAACGCGTTGGAGGTCGAAATGGCGGCAAATCGAGCAAAAGCAGGCTTTTCTGCGAAGCGGGGCCTTTCCAGCCGAAGGCGTGAAACAGCTCGAAACGCGAGAAGATGCCTCTGGGCAACTCTGGCTGCTTGGGCCGCCTCGCGGGCTGATTTCGCTGGAGGCGCTCGCGCAGGAAAAAGGCATCCGTTCGTCTGGTGGTGAGTTGGAGTGGACGAAGCGAGCATTGCAGGATTTTTGCGATGTCTATTTTTTCATCGGCCGTGGCGAGGGCTCGCCGCAGCTACACGGAGAAGTGCTTGCCTCACAAGGCACACTGCCTCGAGTCTCCGCTGTCGCACGCGCAGCGGACATGGAGGGTTTGTTCGCCGTGCAGCGGCGGCTCACGCTCGGCTTTGCGGCGGTGTTGGTGGTTTCGGTGCTCAGCGCGGTGTGGGGGCTTCTTTCGCTGCGTCGTGTGGTGCTGCAGCAGCAGGCGCTGAGTGATTTGAAGACGAATTTCATCGCCAGCGTCACGCATGAGCTGCGTGCGCCGGTGGCGTCCATGCAATTGCTGGCCGAGGGGCTGCAAAACGGCACAGTGAGTACGGAGACGAAGCGTCAGGACTACTTCCGCCTGCTCGTGGAGGAGTGCCGGCGACTCGGTGGCCTCATCGCCAATGTGCTCGACATTTCCCGCATCGAGCGCGGTGCGAGGCGCTTCGAGTTCGAGGAGGCGGACCTGCGTGCGCTGGTGCTCGATACCGTGCGTCTGCACCAGCCGCGTGCGGAGTCACTGGGACTCACGCTGCGAGTCGAAGCCGCTGAAATCGCCGCGCAGGCAGACTCCACGGCCATCCAGCAAGCTCTCACCAACCTGCTCGACAACGCCTTGAAGTTCGCCCCGCGTCCAAGCGAGATCGTTGTCACCTTGCAGGGCATCGAGAGCACTCACTGGCGTCTCACCGTGCTCGATCACGGCCCAGGCGTGCCTCCGGAGAGCCGCGAGCGCATTTTTGATCCCTTCTTTCGCCTCGGCAGCGAGCTGCGGCGTGAGACTCAGGGCGTCGGCATCGGCCTCAGCATCGTCAAACACATCGCCGAGGCTCACCACGGCCGGGTTTGGGTTGAATGCGACAGCGCGACGAGCTTCCACCTCGAATGCCCCGTTCAGAATCAGCAATCAGGAATCTAA